A single Pseudanabaenaceae cyanobacterium SKYG29 DNA region contains:
- the fabD gene encoding ACP S-malonyltransferase, translating to MKTVWVFPGQGSQTPGMGADLVDSEKFNQASEVLGWSVAEVCQGGGDMLSRTDFTQPCLYVISAVLSDFLKEQGHYPDLVAGHSLGEYSALYCAGAFDFLTGLQLVQQRSLLMSQVEGGKMVALIGYDRDKLEFLLSQRQDVVIANDNSFDQVVISGLETAVAEVVAELKPKRAIYLPVSGAFHSPFMATAAAAFKHHLDRVTFSDLSVPLLSNVAPQSPTTNGALCHKYLAEQMTAPVRWRELCLHLPALGCEQVIEVGAGRVLTGLIKRTVPGLKLVNISDRQQVLELASADMRK from the coding sequence ATGAAAACTGTGTGGGTATTTCCAGGACAAGGTTCACAAACTCCAGGTATGGGAGCTGATTTAGTAGACTCGGAAAAATTTAATCAAGCCTCGGAGGTGCTAGGGTGGTCAGTGGCAGAAGTCTGTCAAGGGGGCGGTGACATGCTCTCCCGCACAGATTTTACCCAGCCTTGTTTGTATGTTATTTCTGCTGTCCTCTCTGATTTTCTAAAAGAGCAGGGGCATTACCCTGATTTGGTCGCCGGCCACAGTTTGGGGGAATATTCTGCTCTCTACTGTGCGGGTGCCTTTGACTTCCTGACGGGCTTGCAATTAGTGCAACAACGATCGCTATTAATGTCGCAAGTAGAGGGGGGGAAGATGGTGGCGTTAATCGGCTATGACCGAGACAAGTTGGAATTTCTCCTCTCCCAGCGGCAGGATGTTGTCATTGCCAATGATAATAGTTTCGATCAGGTAGTGATTTCTGGCTTGGAGACAGCTGTGGCAGAGGTTGTGGCAGAACTAAAGCCGAAACGGGCAATTTACCTACCTGTCAGTGGTGCCTTTCATTCTCCTTTCATGGCGACAGCAGCAGCGGCATTTAAGCATCATCTCGATCGGGTTACTTTCTCTGATTTATCTGTACCGTTGCTCTCCAATGTGGCTCCCCAATCCCCGACAACCAATGGTGCCCTTTGTCACAAGTATTTAGCGGAACAGATGACAGCCCCTGTGCGTTGGCGAGAATTGTGTTTACACTTACCAGCCTTGGGGTGTGAACAAGTGATTGAAGTGGGAGCAGGCAGAGTTCTCACAGGCTTGATCAAGCGCACAGTACCTGGTCTCAAACTGGTCAATATCAGTGACCGACAACAAGTACTGGAATTGGCATCTGCTGATATGAGGAAGTGA